A genome region from Bombilactobacillus bombi includes the following:
- the guaA gene encoding glutamine-hydrolyzing GMP synthase, producing MDKQVKADSIIVLDYGSQYNQLITRRIRDFGIYSELLPHTITAAEIKAIAPKGIILSGGPNSVYDPKALQIDADIWQLGIPILGICYGMQLMMHDLGGKVEAAGAPEYGHADITVTKSESLLFAGLPAQQFVWMSHGDRVTKIPTDFDIVAISDNTPYAVVENADQKLYGIQFHAEVRNTEYGLDILKNFAFKICGAQANWTMSDFIDQQIDQIRATVGNRKVLLGLSGGVDSSVVGVLLHKAIGNQLTSIFVDHGLLRKGEAEQVMDSLEGKFGLNIIKVNAQERFMNKLKGISDPEQKRKIIGNEFIQVFNDEAQKLDGIDFLAQGTLYTDVIESGTNTAQTIKSHHNVGGLPEDMHFQLIEPLRTLFKDEVRELGEQLDMPHELVWRQPFPGPGLGIRVLGEITADKLQIVRDSDYILREEIKNAGLEKEVWQYFTVLPGMRSVGVMGDGRTYDYTVGIRAVTSIDGMTADFAQIPWEVLSKISTRITNEVDHVNRVVYDITSKPPATIEWE from the coding sequence TTGGATAAGCAAGTAAAAGCAGACAGTATTATTGTGCTGGATTACGGTAGCCAATATAACCAGTTAATTACGCGCCGTATTCGTGACTTTGGCATTTATTCGGAATTATTGCCACATACTATAACTGCTGCAGAAATTAAAGCAATCGCCCCTAAGGGAATTATTCTTTCGGGCGGTCCTAATAGTGTGTATGATCCTAAAGCTTTACAAATTGATGCAGATATTTGGCAGCTAGGAATACCAATTTTAGGAATTTGTTATGGTATGCAATTGATGATGCATGATTTAGGCGGTAAGGTTGAAGCTGCTGGTGCGCCAGAATATGGACATGCTGATATTACTGTGACAAAGTCTGAATCTTTATTATTTGCGGGATTACCTGCCCAACAATTTGTTTGGATGAGTCATGGAGATCGCGTAACCAAAATTCCGACTGACTTTGATATTGTTGCTATTAGTGATAATACCCCATATGCTGTTGTGGAAAATGCTGACCAAAAGTTATATGGAATCCAATTCCACGCTGAAGTACGTAATACTGAATATGGTTTAGATATTTTGAAAAATTTTGCCTTTAAAATTTGTGGTGCCCAAGCCAACTGGACAATGAGTGACTTTATTGATCAACAAATTGACCAGATTAGAGCCACAGTGGGTAACCGCAAAGTTTTATTAGGCTTGTCTGGTGGGGTTGACTCTTCAGTTGTTGGTGTCTTATTGCACAAAGCAATCGGAAACCAATTGACTAGTATTTTTGTCGATCATGGCTTGTTGCGCAAGGGTGAAGCTGAGCAAGTCATGGATAGCTTAGAAGGTAAATTTGGCTTAAATATCATTAAAGTCAATGCCCAAGAACGCTTTATGAACAAGCTCAAAGGTATCAGTGATCCTGAACAAAAACGTAAAATTATTGGTAATGAATTTATTCAGGTGTTTAATGATGAAGCCCAAAAGCTAGATGGGATTGACTTTTTAGCACAAGGAACCCTTTATACTGATGTAATTGAAAGTGGAACTAATACTGCCCAAACCATTAAATCGCATCATAATGTCGGCGGTTTGCCAGAAGATATGCATTTTCAATTAATTGAGCCTTTGCGGACTTTATTTAAAGATGAAGTACGAGAATTAGGTGAACAATTGGATATGCCCCATGAGTTGGTTTGGCGGCAACCATTCCCCGGTCCTGGACTAGGGATTCGAGTGCTTGGTGAAATTACAGCAGATAAGTTACAAATTGTGCGTGATAGTGATTATATTTTACGCGAAGAAATCAAGAATGCCGGCTTAGAGAAAGAAGTTTGGCAATACTTTACAGTTTTACCTGGGATGCGCAGTGTAGGTGTGATGGGTGATGGCCGGACTTACGATTATACTGTAGGCATTCGAGCTGTAACTTCCATTGATGGGATGACTGCTGACTTTGCACAAATTCCTTGGGAAGTATTATCCAAAATTTCCACTCGGATTACTAATGAAGTGGATCATGTCAATCGCGTAGTTTACGATATTACTTCTAAGCCACCTGCAACAATTGAATGGGAATAA
- a CDS encoding Cof-type HAD-IIB family hydrolase, whose amino-acid sequence MTIKLVAIDMDATLLNSQQEITLLTKQAIAQALKQGVKIVLCSGRPLAGILPYARQLGIDSSQQYIITYNGGVIQTATGQLIQEHMLTAADFEPLSQFSAQHQVHFNVLDNQSHVYTLDHEVNFYTLMQASEMQAGITILDPSDLPIQFPLAKAVLTGEKKQIDQIEPLLGAEFGQKHSIVRSMPIMLEVAHSLATKGRALRDLAEELDFALDEVMAIGDELNDYTMFQTAGMAVVMKNGNPKMKAIADYVTEDNDHDGVAHALEKFVLR is encoded by the coding sequence TTGACAATTAAATTAGTTGCTATTGATATGGATGCAACGCTTTTAAATTCCCAACAGGAAATCACCCTGTTGACTAAACAGGCAATTGCTCAAGCTCTCAAACAAGGTGTAAAAATCGTCCTCTGTTCTGGGCGTCCTTTAGCGGGTATTCTTCCTTATGCAAGACAATTAGGCATCGATAGTTCGCAACAATATATTATTACTTATAATGGTGGTGTCATTCAAACAGCCACGGGTCAGCTTATTCAAGAACATATGTTAACTGCAGCTGATTTTGAACCTTTGTCGCAATTTAGTGCTCAACATCAAGTACACTTTAATGTTTTAGACAATCAAAGCCATGTTTACACATTGGATCATGAAGTGAATTTTTATACTTTAATGCAAGCTAGTGAAATGCAGGCCGGAATTACAATTTTAGATCCTAGTGATTTGCCTATTCAATTTCCGTTAGCCAAAGCAGTTTTAACCGGTGAAAAAAAACAAATCGATCAAATTGAACCTTTATTGGGTGCGGAATTTGGGCAGAAGCATTCGATTGTGCGTTCAATGCCGATTATGTTAGAAGTTGCTCATTCTCTAGCTACCAAAGGTCGAGCTTTGCGTGACTTAGCTGAAGAGCTGGATTTTGCTTTAGATGAAGTAATGGCAATCGGGGACGAACTCAATGATTATACAATGTTTCAAACTGCGGGTATGGCAGTAGTTATGAAAAATGGTAATCCCAAGATGAAAGCTATTGCCGATTATGTGACCGAAGATAACGACCACGACGGAGTGGCTCACGCATTAGAAAAATTTGTTTTACGCTGA